A window of Salvelinus alpinus chromosome 31, SLU_Salpinus.1, whole genome shotgun sequence contains these coding sequences:
- the LOC139561555 gene encoding saxiphilin-like, giving the protein MAILTVILLVSMALALGDATTQPKTPCERVGDPVKNGPPGDYVPAFESQGEYTPEQHWGSTGSSSCLSRTEKKIPGTETHSGTAPIKCAYSGAHR; this is encoded by the exons ATGGCGATCTTGACCGTCATTCTCCTTGTCAGCATGGCTCTTGCCCTGGGAG ATGCTACGACACAACCCAAGACCCCCTGTGAGCGTGTTGGAGATCCTGTGAAAAACGGCCCCCCTGGAGACTACGTCCCCGCGTTTGAAAGCCAGGGAGAATACACCCCAGAGCAACACTGGGGCTCAACAG GTTCCTCTTCGTGTCTTAGCAGAACTGAAAAGAAGATCCCGGGTACTGAAACTCATTCAGGCACTGCTCCAATCAAATGTGCATACAG TGGTGCTCACAGATGA